Proteins from one Amycolatopsis benzoatilytica AK 16/65 genomic window:
- a CDS encoding RidA family protein — MIRRVPGQSPAFAGAVAAAGLVFTSGLVSPAVLAGEPRALGEQAADVFELLRHTLAEHGCVLGDVVALTAFLACEAEPSTWDSAFTVAFPADPPARTTVTCGFVVPGVSLEISAIAAVTRRGVEFP, encoded by the coding sequence GTGATCCGTCGGGTTCCCGGGCAGAGCCCCGCGTTCGCGGGCGCGGTCGCCGCGGCCGGTCTCGTGTTCACTTCCGGTTTGGTCAGTCCGGCCGTTCTGGCGGGCGAACCGCGTGCTCTGGGCGAGCAGGCGGCCGACGTCTTTGAGCTTCTGCGGCACACGCTGGCCGAGCATGGCTGTGTTCTCGGCGATGTCGTTGCCCTGACGGCGTTCCTGGCTTGCGAGGCGGAACCGTCCACATGGGACTCCGCCTTCACCGTGGCATTCCCTGCCGATCCCCCGGCTCGCACCACGGTGACGTGTGGATTCGTCGTCCCGGGTGTTTCGCTGGAGATCTCGGCCATCGCCGCCGTGACGCGGAGAGGTGTGGAGTTTCCATGA
- a CDS encoding alpha-hydroxy acid oxidase, with translation MTSGDIAPPATFYGSGERFATLDEITDAARETLPADVWDFLAGGAGDESTMRANRKAFERWTFLPRAMSGAEVPSTWTSFLGVDLSMPVLTAPFGADALFHPEGQRAVARANDAEGVASIVPEAGSHSLEDVRAAAPAAAMIAQLHPMGPETNFRAMIARAADCGYRALCVTVDCPTGGWRERNLRNRFAPDPAIITGNYRAAGSPEPQEVFGQLFDRTEPVWSWDRLAEATADSPLPWFAKGILTGADAESAVAAGAAGILVSNHGGRQLDGAPAALDQLPEVVQAVAGRAQVALDSGIRRGADVAKALALGADVVIVGRLAAYGLAAAGEAGVRRVHQLIRAELVTVLTLLGRGGVRDLDAGAVRRSRS, from the coding sequence ATGACATCGGGTGACATCGCGCCCCCCGCCACCTTCTACGGCAGCGGGGAGCGGTTCGCCACTCTGGACGAGATCACCGACGCCGCTCGCGAGACCCTGCCGGCCGACGTGTGGGACTTTTTGGCCGGTGGCGCCGGCGACGAGTCCACTATGCGTGCGAACCGGAAGGCGTTCGAGCGGTGGACGTTCCTGCCGCGGGCGATGAGCGGCGCGGAAGTGCCCTCGACGTGGACATCGTTTCTCGGTGTGGACCTGAGCATGCCGGTGCTCACCGCGCCATTTGGCGCGGACGCGCTCTTCCATCCCGAGGGTCAGCGTGCGGTCGCGAGGGCGAACGACGCCGAGGGCGTCGCGAGCATCGTGCCGGAAGCGGGCAGTCACTCGCTGGAGGATGTGCGCGCGGCCGCACCGGCCGCAGCGATGATCGCGCAGCTGCACCCGATGGGTCCGGAAACGAACTTCCGGGCGATGATCGCCCGGGCAGCGGATTGCGGGTACCGGGCGCTGTGCGTGACGGTCGACTGCCCCACGGGTGGTTGGCGGGAACGTAACCTGCGCAACCGGTTCGCGCCCGACCCGGCCATCATCACGGGCAATTACCGGGCTGCCGGCTCGCCCGAACCGCAGGAGGTGTTCGGGCAACTGTTCGACCGGACCGAACCGGTGTGGAGCTGGGACCGGCTGGCCGAGGCGACCGCCGATTCCCCGTTGCCCTGGTTCGCCAAGGGAATCCTCACCGGAGCCGACGCCGAATCAGCGGTCGCCGCCGGCGCCGCCGGCATCCTCGTGTCGAACCACGGCGGTCGCCAGCTCGACGGTGCGCCGGCCGCGTTGGACCAGCTGCCGGAAGTCGTGCAGGCGGTGGCGGGGCGCGCGCAAGTCGCACTGGACAGCGGAATCCGCCGCGGCGCGGACGTGGCGAAGGCGCTGGCACTAGGGGCCGATGTCGTGATCGTCGGCAGGCTCGCCGCCTACGGTCTCGCGGCCGCGGGCGAAGCCGGCGTCCGCCGGGTGCACCAGCTGATCCGGGCGGAGCTCGTCACCGTGCTCACGCTGCTCGGCCGGGGCGGGGTGCGGGACCTTGACGCGGGCGCGGTCCGGCGGTCGCGATCGTGA
- a CDS encoding ABC transporter ATP-binding protein codes for MLELDEVNLIYNRGRVDEVVALRGLCLTVHTGQFATVIGSNGAGKSSVVRTISGAARPTSGRVRIGGRDVTGWPDYRRAGVVARVFDDPRAGSAPELSIEDNLALAMSRGRRRTLRFALSAKRRTRMRERLALLGLGLENRLTDRVGLLSAGQRQSLTMVMAGLSAPEVLLLDEHLAALDPATAAKVLALTEQLVREMGCTTLMITHNMEHALAMGERLLVFSRGTVIADLDAATKDATSPTGLVDLISASGDAVSDRLLLGDQTEVNL; via the coding sequence ATGCTCGAACTCGATGAAGTCAACCTGATCTACAACCGCGGCCGGGTGGACGAGGTGGTCGCACTGCGCGGCCTCTGTCTCACCGTTCACACCGGACAGTTCGCGACCGTCATCGGCAGCAACGGCGCGGGCAAGAGCAGCGTCGTGCGAACGATCTCCGGCGCCGCGCGCCCGACGAGCGGACGGGTCCGCATCGGCGGTCGGGACGTCACCGGGTGGCCGGACTACCGCCGCGCGGGGGTGGTCGCCCGGGTCTTCGACGACCCGCGTGCCGGTAGCGCGCCGGAACTGAGCATTGAGGACAACCTCGCCCTCGCGATGAGCCGAGGGCGTCGCCGCACCCTGCGGTTCGCCTTGTCGGCGAAACGCCGTACCCGGATGCGGGAACGACTGGCGCTGCTCGGGCTCGGCCTGGAGAACCGTCTCACCGACCGCGTCGGACTGCTGTCGGCCGGGCAGCGGCAGAGCCTGACCATGGTGATGGCCGGGTTGAGCGCGCCCGAGGTCCTGCTGCTCGACGAGCACCTCGCGGCGCTGGATCCGGCGACCGCCGCCAAGGTGCTCGCACTCACCGAACAACTGGTCCGGGAAATGGGCTGCACCACCTTGATGATCACCCACAACATGGAACACGCGCTGGCAATGGGCGAGCGGCTGCTGGTGTTCAGCCGCGGCACGGTCATCGCCGACCTCGACGCGGCGACGAAGGACGCGACGAGCCCCACCGGCCTCGTCGACCTGATCAGCGCTTCCGGGGACGCGGTCAGCGACCGGCTCTTGCTCGGCGACCAGACGGAGGTCAACCTATGA
- a CDS encoding ABC transporter permease subunit has product MIGDIILDTLVTGLPMVPVFLGIYTVFRVRADFDLTVEGSFALGGAVTAIAAASGLPPLAALPLGALAGGAAGLLTAGLHQWLRVPVLLAGLVMSIGLFSVTLHVLGAPTLSLLTAGTLTTAVTGFGGSADLAISAVLGLIVLVVLAGYALLMRTEIGLALRASGVNAGMARSQGVNDRAVLALALFLSNALAGLGAGLLVQTQGYADVNMGVGVFVSGVGAVLLGELLLRPSGSKVFRIVACVLAGTLLYRLILVGALRIGLPAGDLRGVTALTLVIAVAAERYLGGVFRKVRVANFIPAARRAY; this is encoded by the coding sequence ATGATCGGCGACATCATACTCGACACCCTGGTCACGGGGCTGCCCATGGTGCCGGTCTTTCTCGGGATCTACACGGTGTTCCGGGTGCGCGCCGACTTCGACCTGACTGTCGAGGGCAGTTTCGCGCTCGGCGGCGCCGTCACGGCGATAGCCGCGGCGTCCGGGCTGCCGCCGCTGGCCGCACTGCCGCTGGGTGCTCTCGCCGGCGGCGCGGCCGGACTCCTGACCGCGGGTCTGCACCAGTGGTTACGAGTACCGGTGCTGCTGGCCGGCCTGGTGATGAGCATCGGACTGTTCAGCGTCACGCTGCACGTGCTCGGCGCGCCCACCCTGAGCCTGCTGACCGCCGGCACCCTCACGACCGCCGTGACCGGGTTCGGCGGCTCTGCCGATCTGGCGATCTCGGCGGTGCTGGGCCTGATCGTGCTGGTGGTACTGGCCGGCTATGCCCTGCTCATGCGGACCGAGATCGGTCTCGCGCTGCGGGCCAGCGGCGTCAACGCCGGTATGGCCCGCAGTCAGGGTGTCAACGATCGCGCGGTTCTCGCGCTCGCCTTGTTCCTGTCCAACGCGCTGGCCGGTCTCGGCGCCGGGCTGCTGGTGCAGACACAGGGCTACGCGGACGTGAACATGGGCGTCGGGGTCTTCGTCTCCGGCGTGGGCGCGGTCCTGCTGGGTGAGCTGCTGCTCCGGCCGTCCGGTTCGAAAGTCTTCCGGATCGTCGCCTGTGTGCTTGCCGGAACCTTGCTCTACCGGCTGATTCTCGTGGGCGCGCTCCGAATCGGGCTGCCCGCGGGCGATTTGCGTGGTGTCACCGCACTCACCCTGGTCATCGCGGTCGCGGCCGAACGCTACCTCGGCGGGGTGTTCCGGAAGGTCCGGGTGGCGAATTTCATACCCGCGGCGAGGAGGGCTTACTGA
- a CDS encoding ABC transporter substrate-binding protein — MTGSRHPPSVLLTKWRRCSQLSPLEALVTISRTMRLPAALAATLLVGACGTAPSGTSSSLAGKDTYQIGVLQVAEATVLGDTVAAFERKLTALLAPKKVTFDFKNAQGDQSLISGIARDFAGSDDDAFAVIGTPAVIALAQQVRDRPIFAIAMGDPVGSGVAKSLTAPGGNVTGSIDYIDPALLLDQILKVGPAPTRIGTVYDPSNKNMQVWVEALRKAAASHPGLSLVESSISEAGDVPTGARGLVGRADAILIGPDATVFAGLAAVGSTAAAAKLPVYVCGGDASVPGILASIGPNYPVVGELAAEPAAKVLAGAKPGEIAFGQPSGVEFEFNRTTMDSLRVTVPQDILAKAAVK; from the coding sequence TTGACTGGATCTCGTCATCCTCCTAGCGTTCTCCTAACCAAATGGAGAAGATGTTCTCAACTCTCGCCTCTGGAGGCACTGGTGACAATCAGCCGAACGATGCGATTACCCGCCGCTCTCGCGGCGACACTGCTTGTCGGCGCTTGCGGCACCGCTCCGTCTGGCACGAGTTCTTCCCTGGCAGGCAAGGACACCTACCAGATCGGCGTGTTGCAGGTGGCCGAGGCGACGGTGCTGGGCGACACCGTGGCGGCCTTCGAGCGCAAGCTCACCGCTCTGCTGGCGCCGAAGAAGGTCACCTTCGATTTCAAGAACGCCCAGGGCGATCAGAGCCTGATCAGCGGTATCGCTCGTGACTTCGCCGGGTCGGATGACGATGCCTTCGCGGTCATCGGGACCCCGGCGGTGATCGCGCTCGCTCAGCAGGTTCGTGACCGGCCGATCTTCGCGATCGCGATGGGTGATCCGGTGGGCAGCGGCGTCGCCAAGTCGCTCACGGCACCGGGAGGCAACGTAACCGGCAGTATCGACTACATCGACCCGGCCCTGTTGCTCGACCAGATCCTGAAGGTCGGCCCCGCGCCCACGCGCATCGGCACCGTCTACGACCCGTCGAACAAGAACATGCAGGTGTGGGTAGAAGCGCTCCGCAAGGCGGCGGCGTCGCACCCCGGACTGTCCCTTGTGGAGTCGTCGATCTCCGAGGCCGGCGACGTGCCAACGGGTGCGCGCGGTCTCGTCGGCAGGGCGGACGCGATCCTGATCGGACCGGACGCGACAGTCTTCGCGGGGCTCGCTGCGGTGGGCTCGACGGCGGCAGCGGCGAAGTTGCCGGTCTACGTGTGCGGTGGTGACGCCAGTGTCCCGGGCATCCTCGCCAGCATCGGGCCGAACTATCCGGTGGTCGGGGAGCTGGCGGCCGAGCCGGCGGCGAAGGTGCTGGCCGGTGCGAAGCCCGGCGAGATCGCTTTCGGACAGCCGAGCGGTGTCGAATTCGAGTTCAACAGGACCACAATGGACAGTCTCCGCGTGACCGTCCCCCAGGACATCCTGGCCAAGGCGGCCGTCAAATGA